In a single window of the Gossypium hirsutum isolate 1008001.06 chromosome A13, Gossypium_hirsutum_v2.1, whole genome shotgun sequence genome:
- the LOC107894013 gene encoding pentatricopeptide repeat-containing protein At4g38150: MESSQARGVLTKLMKVLTLKPHHPVSRAAPSSCVLQMRLFSDIKRPITENESIRSNEDDDGATQHIPKRPLSGRRPFNPSFRETEGASFDRNGSSFQSPNAKFAPDPTKKREGSQSDVNFLEKFKLGLENKRERVPSESEAMHTKEHEEKLSPPEDADEIFKKMKEAGLIPNAVAMLDGLCKDGLIQEAMKLFGLMREKGTIPEVVIYTAVVDGFCKAHKLEDAKRIFRKMQSKGVIPNAFSYTVLIQGLYKCKHLDDAVEFCLEMVEAGHSPSVTTFVGLVDGLCKEKSVEEAVNAIGTLKQKGFLVNDKAVRQFLDKKAPFSPLVWEAIFGKKTSQKAF, translated from the coding sequence ATGGAATCATCACAAGCTCGGGGGGTTTTAACGAAGCTGATGAAGGTTTTAACTTTGAAGCCCCATCACCCCGTTTCAAGGGCAGCACCTTCGTCATGTGTCTTGCAAATGCGCCTTTTCAGCGATATAAAACGACCCATCACAGAAAATGAATCCATCAGGAGCAATGAGGATGATGATGGGGCTACCCAACATATTCCCAAACGACCCTTAAGCGGTCGAAGGCCTTTCAATCCGTCTTTTAGAGAAACCGAAGGAGCCAGCTTTGATCGTAATGGTTCCTCGTTTCAATCCCCTAATGCCAAATTTGCTCCTGATCCTACAAAGAAGAGAGAAGGTTCTCAATCTGATGTTAACTTCTTGGAAAAATTCAAGCTTGGGCTTGAAAACAAGAGAGAAAGAGTACCCTCTGAGTCAGAAGCAATGCATACAAAAGAGCATGAAGAAAAGCTTTCCCCACCAGAGGATGCTGATGAgattttcaagaaaatgaaaGAGGCAGGTCTTATACCCAATGCTGTAGCCATGCTTGATGGTCTATGTAAAGATGGGCTTATCCAAGAAGCAATGAAGCTTTTTGGATTAATGAGGGAAAAGGGTACAATCCCGGAAGTTGTAATATACACAGCTGTTGTTGATGGCTTCTGCAAAGCACACAAGCTTGAGGATGCAAAGAGAATTTTCAGGAAGATGCAATCAAAAGGTGTGATCCCCAATGCTTTTAGTTATACTGTTTTGATTCAAGGATTGTATAAATGTAAGCACTTGGATGATGCCGTTGAGTTTTGTTTGGAAATGGTTGAAGCTGGACATTCTCCAAGTGTCACCACATTTGTGGGCTTGGTTGATGGATTGTGCAAGGAGAAGAGTGTGGAAGAAGCAGTGAATGCTATTGGAACCTTAAAACAAAAGGGATTTCTGGTTAATGATAAAGCTGTTAGACAGTTTCTGGATAAGAAGGCTCCTTTTTCACCTTTAGTTTGGGAAGCAATATTTGGGAAGAAAACCTCTCAGAAAGcattctaa
- the LOC107894014 gene encoding transcription termination factor MTERF6, chloroplastic/mitochondrial has product MDVTSCQNGGSIMWFFRDKGFDDKSINEMFKKCKRLQGVHKERASENWSYLKSIGIQERKLPSVVSKCPKILALGLYEKLVPMVECLATLGTERRKVASAIARFPQIVSHSVEEKLCPLLAFFQALGVSERQLGKMILLNPRLISYSIESKLTDIVNFLATLGLTREGMIGRVLAKYPFIMGYNVNKRLRPTTEFLKSVGLSKTDLQIVTMNFPEVLCRDVDKILRPNFAYLKRSGFEDRQIAALVTGYPPILIKSIKNSLEPRIKFLVEVMGRQIDEVANYPDFFRHGLKKRVELRHRLLKEKDVNCSLSEMLDCNQKKFLLKFGLFEGLA; this is encoded by the coding sequence ATGGATGTTACTAGCTGTCAAAATGGTGGTAGCATCATGTGGTTCTTCAGAGACAAAGGTTTTGATGATAAAAGCATCAATGAAATGTTCAAGAAATGTAAGCGCCTTCAAGGTGTGCACAAGGAAAGAGCCTCCGAAAACTGGTCTTACCTGAAAAGCATTGGTATTCAAGAGAGAAAGCTACCTTCTGTTGTTTCCAAGTGCCCCAAAATCCTTGCCCTTGGTCTATATGAGAAGCTTGTCCCCATGGTAGAGTGCCTTGCTACTCTGGGAACCGAACGCCGCAAAGTTGCTTCCGCCATTGCTAGATTCCCTCAAATAGTCTCACACAGTGTGGAAGAGAAGCTTTGCCCACTCTTGGCTTTCTTTCAAGCATTGGGAGTCTCTGAAAGGCAACTAGGCAAAATGATATTGCTAAATCCTAGGCTTATCAGTTATAGCATTGAATCTAAACTCACAGATATTGTTAACTTCCTTGCCACACTTGGCCTTACCAGAGAAGGGATGATCGGTAGAGTTCTGGCAAAATACCCGTTTATAATGGGTTATAATGTCAACAAAAGGCTACGTCCTACAACCGAGTTCTTAAAATCGGTTGGTTTATCCAAGACAGATCTTCAAATAGTGACCATGAACTTTCCCGAAGTCTTGTGCCGAGATGTTGACAAGATTCTAAGACCAAACTTTGCATATCTTAAAAGAAGTGGATTTGAGGATAGACAGATAGCAGCTTTGGTGACTGGCTATCCACCTATTCTAATCAAGAGCATCAAGAATTCCTTAGAACCTAGGATTAAGTTCTTGGTTGAGGTGATGGGGAGGCAAATTGATGAAGTAGCTAATTACCCTGACTTTTTCCGGCACGGTTTAAAGAAGCGAGTAGAGTTGCGGCACCGGCTTTTAAAAGAGAAGGATGTCAATTGTAGCTTAAGTGAAATGCTAGACTGCAATCAGAAGAAGTTCCTATTGAAGTTTGGTTTGTTTGAAGGACTTGCCTGA
- the LOC107894011 gene encoding protein FAR1-RELATED SEQUENCE 5 has product MDPEILEFDLGLGGGGSSGRDGDDDANIGLDVDEDMADSPAPSSILASNSNGGGFGTGGGEIYLPEGDLLDLEPYEGMEFESEEAAKAFYNSYARRVGFSTRVSSSRRSRRDGAIIQRQFVCAKEGFRNLNEKRTKDREIKRPRTITRVGCKASLSVKVQDSGKWVVSGFVREHNHELVPPDQVHCLRSHRQISGPAKTLIDTLQAAGMGPRRIMSALIKEYGGISKVGFTEVDCRNYMRNNRQRSLEGDIQLLLDYLRQMQAGNSNFFFAVQGDEDQALTSNVFWADPKSRMNYTYFGDTVTFDTTYRSNRYRLPFAPFTGVNHHGQPVLFGCAFLINESEASFVWLFKTWLMAMSGRPPVSITTDHDAVIRSAIMQVFPETRHRFCKWHIFKKCQEKLSQVFLKHPTFEADFHKCVNLPESIEEFVSCWLSLVDRYELRDHEWLQMMYNDRRHWIPVYLRDTFFAEMSITQRSDSMNSYFDGFVNASTNLNQFFKLYEKALESRNEKEVKADYDTMNTSPALKTPSPMEKQASELYTRKLFTRFQEELVGTLTFTASKSDDDDDVITYQVAKFGEDHKSYYVKFNVLEMKAACSCQMFEFSGLLCRHVLAVFRVTNVLTLPSHYILKRWTKNARSSVILEERSSDVYTNYLESHTVRYNTLRHETFKLVDEGSKSLDTCNVAIDALQQAAKRVALATKNEGRATLVNGRIRGDSARDASRANTTNHKMLCQPLSEDDMDKKIRELTNELDYASRKCEVYRSNLLSVLKDIEDHKLQLSIKVQNIKISMKDGL; this is encoded by the exons atGGACCCGGAGATTCTCGAATTCGATTTAGGCTTAGGCGGAGGAGGTAGCAGCGGTCGCGACGGCGACGATGATGCCAATATAGGGTTAGACGTTGATGAGGACATGGCTGATAGTCCCGCTCCGTCTTCAATTCTCGCTTCTAATAGCAATGGAGGTGGCTTCGGAACCGGCGGCGGTGAAATTTACCTTCCAGAAGGTGACCTACTGGATCTCGAGCCTTATGAAGGTATGGAGTTCGAGTCTGAAGAAGCCGCTAAGGCCTTCTACAATTCGTATGCTCGCCGTGTCGGTTTTAGTACGCGTGTGAGTTCTTCTCGCCGTTCCAGGCGCGACGGAGCGATTATTCAGAGACAGTTTGTTTGTGCTAAAGAAGGGTTTAGGAATTTGAATGAGAAGAGAACTAAGGATAGGGAGATTAAGCGTCCTCGTACTATAACTAGAGTAGGGTGTAAGGCTTCTTTGTCTGTTAAAGTGCAAGATTCTGGGAAATGGGTTGTGTCTGGATTTGTTCGAGAACATAATCATGAGCTTGTTCCACCTGATCAAGTTCATTGTCTTAGGTCTCATAGACAAATATCTGGGCCTGCCAAGACTTTGATTGATACATTGCAAGCTGCTGGGATGGGACCTCGTAGGATTATGTCTGCTTTAATAAAAGAATATGGTGGAATTAGTAAGGTTGGGTTTACAGAAGTGGATTGTAGGAACTATATGAGGAATAATCGGCAGAGGAGCTTGGAAGGAGATATTCAATTACTCTTGGACTATTTGAGGCAAATGCAAGCTGGGAACTCGAATTTCTTTTTCGCCGTTCAGGGTGACGAGGATCAAGCTTTGACGAGTAATGTATTTTGGGCTGACCCCAAGTCTAGGATGAATTATACTTACTTTGGGGATACTGTTACCTTTGATACTACCTATAGGTCGAACAGGTATAGATTACCTTTTGCACCTTTCACTGGGGTAAACCACCATGGACAGCCAGTTTTGTTTGGATGTGCTTTCTTAATAAATGAATCGGAAGCATCGTTTGTTTGGCTGTTCAAGACTTGGCTTATGGCAATGTCTGGTCGCCCTCCGGTGTCTATTACCACTGATCATGATGCTGTTATTCGATCAGCCATTATGCAGGTTTTCCCTGAGACTCGGCACCGTTTCTGCAAATGGCACATCTTCAAGAAATGCCAAGAGAAGTTGTCCCAAGTGTTCCTTAAGCATCCGACATTTGAGGCGGATTTCCATAAGTGTGTTAACTTGCCTGAGTCAATTGAGGAGTTTGTGTCTTGTTGGCTGTCTCTTGTAGATCGATACGAACTCAGGGATCATGAATGGCTTCAGATGATGTACAATGATCGCAGGCACTGGATCCCTGTATATCTGCGGGACACTTTTTTTGCTGAGATGTCTATAACTCAACGAAGTGATAGCATGAACTCATACTTTGATGGCTTTGTGAATGCTTCAACCAATCTAAATCAGTTCTTTAAGCTCTATGAGAAAGCTCTGGAGAGTCGAAATGAGAAAGAAGTGAAAGCTGATTATGATACAATGAACACTTCCCCTGCTCTGAAGACCCCATCTCCAATGGAGAAACAGGCGTCAGAGCTTTATACCAGAAAACTGTTTACAAGATTTCAGGAGGAGTTAGTTGGGACTCTGACATTCACGGCATCAAAATCagacgatgatgatgatgttatAACATATCAGGTGGCAAAGTTCGGAGAGGATCATAAATCCTACTATGTTAAGTTCAATGTTTTAGAAATGAAGGCCGCTTGTAGCTGCCAGATGTTTGAGTTTTCTGGTCTTCTCTGTAGACATGTATTGGCAGTTTTCAGAGTAACCAATGTCCTTACACTCCCATCTCATTATATTTTGAAACGATGGACGAAAAATGCAAGGAGTAGTGTTATATTAGAAGAACGTTCTAGCGATGTATATACTAATTATCTTGAATCTCATACAGTCCGGTATAATACCCTACGCCATGAGACCTTCAAACTTGTTGATGAAGGATCAAAGTCTTTAGACACTTGCAATGTGGCAATAGATGCTCTCCAACAGGCTGCCAAAAGAGTTGCACTTGCAACAAAGAACGAGGGCAGGGCTACACTGGTTAACGGGCGGATCAGGGGGGACTCTGCACGTGATGCTAGTCGGGCAAATACCACTAATCACAAAATGCTCTGTCAACCATTATCTGAG GATGACATGGACAAGAAGATCCGAGAACTTACGAATGAGCTGGACTATGCAAGTCGAAAATGTGAAGTTTACAGGTCAAATCTGCTTTCTGTTTTAAAAGACATTGAAGATCATAAGCTGCAGCTGTCAATTAAAGTGCAAAATATAAAGATCAGCATGAAGGATGGCCTGTGA